The following are encoded together in the Kwoniella europaea PYCC6329 chromosome 1, complete sequence genome:
- a CDS encoding T-complex protein 1, beta subunit, producing the protein MNVFADEATEERGENARLSSFVGAMALGDLVKSTLGPKGMNKILQSASTSQITVTNDGATILKSIHLDNPAAKILVNISKVQDDEVGDGTTSVCVLASELLREAEKLVTIQKIHPQTVVEGFRIASKASLEALEQSAENNSNDETKFRTDLFNIARTTLSSKVLSQDKDYFANLAVDAVLRLKGSTDLEHIQIIKKPGGKLTDSYLDEGFILDKTIATNSPKRIENAKILIANTSMDTDKIKIFGARVRVDGTGKLAELERAEKEKMKAKVQAIAAHGVTCFVNRQLIYNYPESLLAESGIMSIEHADFEGVERLALVTGGEIASTFDAPDKVKIGRCDLIEEIMIGEDKLIKFSGVAAGQACTVVLRGATSQMVEEAERSLHDALSVLSQTVKETRVTLGGGCAEMLMSCKVEEAARTVKGKKALAVEGFARALRQMPTILADNGGYDSSDLVTKLRAAHYEGRSDAGLDMEKGEIGSMKELGVTESYKLKKQVVVSASEAAEMILRVDNILRSTPRRREAH; encoded by the exons atgaacgTATTTgctgatgag GCCACcgaagagagaggtgagAATGCTCGTTTGTCATCATTTGTCGGTGCTATGGCCCTAGGTGATCTGGTCAAATCTACATTGGGTCCAAAGGGAATGAACAAGATATTAC AATCCGCTTCTACCAGTCAAATCACCGTGACCAACGATGGAGCTACCATTCTCAAATCGATCCACCTCGACAACCCCGCAGCCAAGATCTTAGTCAATATATCCAAAGTTCAGGACGAcgaagttggagatggaacCACCTCCGTATGCGTATTGGCATCAGAATTATTGAGAGAAGCGGAAAAACTAGTTACCATCCAGAAAATCCATCCTCAAACTGTTGTAGAAGGATTCCGAATCGCTTCGAAAGCATCTCTTGAAGCTTTAGAACAATCAGCTGAAAATAATTCAAATGACGAAACCAAATTTAGGACTGATCTTTTCAATATTGCAAGAACTACCTTATCGTCAAAGGTGTTATCGCAAGATAAAGATTATTTTGCCAATTTGGCGGTAGATGCTgttttgaggttgaaaggaTCAACGGATTTGGAACATATTCAGATTATCAAGAAACCTGGTGGTAAACTGACGGATTCATACcttgatgaag GTTTCATCCTTGATAAGACCATCGCTACGAACTCGCCTAAGAGGATAGAAAATGCTAAGATCTTGATTGCCAACACAT CCATGGATACCGACAAGATCAAGATTTTCGGCGCGAGAGTACGAGTAGATGGAACAGGTAAATTGGCAGAACTGGAAAGAGCTGAAAAG GAAAAAATGAAAGCCAAAGTACAAGCTATTGCCGCTCACGGTGTAACGTGTTTCGTCAACCGACAACTCATCTACAACTACCCTGAATCCCTTCTCGCCGAATCTGGAATCATGTCGATCGAACATGCCGATTTCGAAGGTGTAGAGAGATTAGCTTTGGTCACTGGTGGTGAGATCGCAAGTACCTTTGATGCGCCTGATAAGGTCAAGATTGGTAGATGTGATTTGATTGAGGAGATTATGATTGGTgaagacaag CTCATCAAATTCTCGGGTGTCGCTGCTGGACAAGCATGTACCGTAGTCTTACGGGGAGCCACTTCTCAGATGGTCGAAGAGGCTGAACGATCCTTGCATGACGCCTTATCAGTCTTATCACAAACAGTGAAAGAAACCCGAGTGACATTGGGAGGAGGATGTGCCGAAATGTTGATGTCATGTAAAGTCGAGGAAGCTGCCCGTACAGTCAAGGGTAAAAAAGCTTTGGCTGTAGAAGGTTTCGCAAGGGCTTTGAGACAAATGCCAACTATCTTGGCTGATAATGGTGGATACGACTCGAGTGATTTGGTAACTAAGTTGAGAGCTGCTCATTACGAGGGAAGATCAGATGCTGGtttag ATATGGAGAAAGGCGAAATTGGATCTATGAAAGAGTTGGGTGTGACCGAGTCGTACAAGCTCAAAAAACAAGTGGTAGTCAGTGCGAGTGAGGCTGCGGAGATGATCTTACG TGTCGATAACATCCTGCGAAGCACACCAAGACGTCGTGAAGCTCATTAG